A region of Paraburkholderia largidicola DNA encodes the following proteins:
- a CDS encoding Mut7-C RNAse domain-containing protein, which produces MVTATFRFYEELNDFLARPQRRQSFSCECARAATAKHMIEALGVPHTEVELIVVNGESVGFDHPLQGGDRVAVYPKFEALDIQPILRVRERPLRVVRFVADAHLGGLAQLLRLAGFDTLYDNHYADSHIESIASDEGRIVLTRDRELLKRRTITHGCYVRTLKPEAQLREIFDRLDLARSARPFRLCLTCNAPLRRIPKDEAVGRAPEGVLERHAQFVTCDVCRRVFWEGTHWRRMRALMDSVTNAEAPAK; this is translated from the coding sequence ATGGTTACGGCCACCTTCCGCTTCTATGAAGAATTGAACGACTTCCTGGCGCGGCCGCAGCGTCGGCAGTCGTTCAGTTGCGAGTGTGCGCGCGCCGCAACCGCGAAGCACATGATCGAGGCGCTCGGCGTGCCGCACACGGAAGTCGAACTGATCGTCGTGAACGGCGAATCGGTCGGCTTCGATCACCCGCTGCAGGGAGGCGACCGGGTTGCCGTCTACCCGAAATTCGAGGCGCTCGACATCCAGCCGATTCTTCGCGTGCGCGAGCGGCCGCTGCGCGTGGTGCGTTTCGTCGCCGACGCGCATCTCGGCGGACTGGCACAACTGCTGCGGCTCGCCGGCTTCGACACACTGTACGACAACCACTACGCCGATTCGCATATCGAGTCGATTGCATCCGACGAAGGCCGCATCGTCCTGACGCGCGACCGTGAACTGCTGAAACGCCGCACGATCACGCATGGCTGCTACGTCCGTACGCTGAAACCCGAGGCGCAACTGCGTGAGATTTTCGACCGGCTGGATCTGGCGCGCAGCGCGCGGCCGTTTCGTCTGTGTCTCACGTGCAACGCGCCGCTGCGGCGCATTCCGAAAGACGAAGCAGTCGGACGCGCGCCAGAAGGCGTGCTCGAACGTCATGCGCAGTTCGTGACCTGCGACGTGTGCCGGCGTGTTTTCTGGGAAGGCACGCACTGGCGGCGCATGCGCGCACTGATGGACAGCGTGACGAACGCGGAAGCGCCGGCGAAATAG
- a CDS encoding DMT family transporter yields MKTATRQHLRANLLMLVAAMIWGSAFVAQRLSLDSIGPFLFTGLRFLLGAFVVLIVWSVARRRRKQAGADDAPASLVPSRASTLWRDGALLGLLVAVSISCQQIGLQYTKVANAGFISSLYVVIVPLIGVALRHQTGIGIWLGALLAAIGMYFLSVDEHFSILYGDWLQLAGSFVISAQVVLVSRFARRHEPLALALVQFVVCGVISLVVGLVVDPLRIEDIVRAAPTILYGGALSVGVAYTIQVVAQKDAAPAHAAVIFSMEGVFAALAGWLVLGETLATRALLGCALMLAGLIVCQVMPMWTARREVSSDSAEPA; encoded by the coding sequence TTGAAAACCGCCACCCGCCAACACCTGCGCGCGAATCTGCTGATGCTCGTCGCCGCGATGATCTGGGGCAGCGCGTTCGTCGCGCAACGCCTGAGTCTCGATTCGATCGGTCCGTTTCTCTTCACGGGGCTGCGCTTTCTGCTGGGCGCGTTCGTTGTCCTGATCGTGTGGTCGGTTGCGCGCCGGCGTCGCAAGCAGGCAGGTGCGGATGACGCGCCCGCTTCCCTGGTGCCCTCTCGCGCGTCTACGCTATGGCGCGACGGCGCATTGCTCGGCCTGCTCGTCGCCGTGTCGATCTCCTGCCAGCAGATCGGCCTGCAATACACGAAGGTGGCCAACGCGGGCTTCATCAGTTCGCTGTATGTCGTGATCGTGCCGCTGATCGGCGTCGCGTTGCGTCATCAGACGGGCATCGGCATATGGCTCGGCGCGCTGCTGGCCGCAATCGGCATGTATTTTCTGAGCGTCGATGAACATTTTTCCATCCTGTACGGCGACTGGCTGCAACTTGCCGGATCGTTTGTCATTTCGGCGCAGGTCGTGCTCGTGAGCCGCTTTGCACGCCGTCACGAGCCGCTGGCGCTCGCGCTGGTGCAGTTCGTCGTGTGCGGCGTGATAAGCCTCGTGGTGGGACTCGTTGTCGATCCGCTGCGCATCGAGGACATCGTGCGCGCCGCGCCGACCATTCTTTATGGCGGGGCACTTTCGGTGGGGGTTGCTTACACGATCCAGGTCGTCGCGCAAAAGGATGCGGCTCCCGCGCACGCGGCCGTGATTTTCAGCATGGAAGGTGTGTTTGCCGCGCTCGCCGGCTGGCTCGTACTGGGCGAAACGCTGGCGACGCGCGCGTTGCTCGGCTGCGCGCTGATGCTGGCGGGATTGATCGTGTGTCAGGTGATGCCGATGTGGACCGCGCGCCGCGAAGTCTCGTCGGATTCGGCGGAACCGGCCTGA
- a CDS encoding DUF2957 domain-containing protein, with amino-acid sequence MNWKIFSVLAFAAPLLGACGGSGSEGAPPVEARLCPASLDYGTTFTGGGGDGELVKLQLDTTKMTWQVAYIESPIPATTGTVAPTRKGQTASGTLTQETLLPTNKLNQCAFRLNGASLDPNRPARIFVGEGVAGGTIPGAEISFGGILGQGAVPDTKFPYYPFIGFSTIETNLANVAGTYNQLGYHQIPSQNFAPTVVDTKITINADGTWTECDNAGVNAGKCQQPGTNWAQSSNGSGAFETDNFQGQGKPTLATSPVGKGFMIVGKLRNQNVPILVRTGVANSTLTPNPQNGISGPVADDESGISILAPQSTIAVNSQNGEYIGVDSEFNYRTNALVGTQATLLDPFNPSQASLTKALNLDFTQAVPGVVTSTYASAAAGSAPTGKFIFTGGVFGFLDLSNASSPYFTIGAFVQ; translated from the coding sequence ATGAACTGGAAGATCTTTTCGGTGCTGGCTTTTGCAGCGCCATTGCTCGGCGCATGCGGCGGCTCGGGCAGCGAAGGCGCGCCGCCGGTGGAAGCGCGCCTGTGCCCCGCGTCGCTCGACTACGGCACGACCTTCACGGGCGGCGGCGGCGACGGCGAACTCGTCAAGCTGCAGCTCGATACAACGAAGATGACCTGGCAGGTCGCCTACATCGAATCACCGATTCCCGCGACGACGGGCACGGTCGCACCGACCCGCAAAGGTCAGACGGCATCGGGCACGCTAACCCAGGAAACGCTGCTTCCCACCAATAAGCTCAACCAGTGCGCGTTCCGTCTGAACGGCGCGAGTCTCGACCCGAACCGTCCGGCGCGCATTTTCGTCGGCGAGGGCGTGGCGGGCGGCACGATTCCGGGCGCCGAAATTTCGTTTGGCGGCATTCTCGGGCAAGGCGCGGTACCCGATACGAAATTCCCGTACTACCCGTTCATCGGCTTTTCCACGATCGAGACGAATCTGGCGAATGTCGCCGGGACGTACAACCAGCTCGGCTATCACCAGATTCCGTCGCAGAACTTCGCGCCGACTGTCGTCGATACGAAGATCACGATCAACGCCGACGGCACCTGGACCGAGTGCGACAACGCTGGCGTCAACGCCGGCAAGTGCCAGCAGCCGGGCACGAACTGGGCGCAATCGTCGAATGGCAGCGGCGCATTCGAAACCGACAACTTCCAGGGCCAGGGCAAGCCGACGCTCGCGACGTCGCCCGTCGGCAAGGGCTTCATGATCGTCGGCAAGCTGCGCAACCAGAACGTGCCGATCCTCGTCCGCACGGGCGTCGCGAATTCGACGCTGACGCCGAACCCGCAAAACGGCATCAGCGGCCCCGTCGCCGACGACGAATCGGGCATCTCGATTCTCGCGCCGCAGTCGACCATCGCCGTCAACTCGCAGAACGGCGAGTACATCGGCGTCGACAGCGAGTTCAACTACCGCACCAACGCGCTCGTCGGCACGCAGGCGACGCTGCTCGATCCGTTCAATCCGTCCCAGGCGTCGCTGACCAAGGCGCTGAATCTCGACTTCACGCAGGCCGTGCCCGGCGTCGTGACGTCGACCTACGCGAGCGCGGCCGCAGGCAGCGCGCCGACCGGCAAGTTCATTTTCACGGGCGGCGTGTTCGGCTTCCTGGACTTGTCGAACGCGTCGTCGCCGTACTTCACGATCGGCGCCTTCGTCCAGTAA
- a CDS encoding MFS transporter encodes MNQPADTCPRSVAATAPPQPHSAAPSVATLSTPLTLFFAAAVGLIVVNLTAAQPLTGPVSRALDLPPELAGLIAMLPQLGYAAGLLLLVPLCDLLENRRLIVRTLACCAAFLALSSLARSGWMFLASVFMAGATSSVIQMLVPMAASMAPESRRGRAVGNVMSGLMLGILLSRPLASVIAGTFGWRAFYGIEAFADVLLAVVLYLQLPNHTPHAIARYPELLRSLWTLLRTEPVLQRRATLAALSLGAFSAFWTTIALRLAQPPFSLGMHGIAGFALAGATGAIVTPLAGHLGDRGAGRATQIVAHLVMIAAVLVLGIAGAGWGGLSPAAHPVAALALLVVGAAALDAGVIADQTLGRRAINLINPAARGRLNALFVGIFFVGGAIGAALSGVAWARAGWSGVCVVALGFAVAVFLFGFVDRAAQAGRR; translated from the coding sequence ATGAACCAGCCTGCCGACACCTGTCCGCGCAGCGTCGCCGCTACGGCACCGCCACAGCCGCATTCCGCCGCGCCGTCGGTCGCAACGTTGAGCACGCCATTGACGCTTTTTTTCGCCGCAGCCGTCGGCCTGATCGTCGTCAATCTGACGGCGGCGCAGCCGTTGACGGGACCGGTCAGCCGCGCGCTGGATCTGCCGCCCGAACTGGCCGGCCTGATCGCGATGCTCCCGCAACTCGGCTACGCGGCAGGTTTGCTGCTGCTGGTGCCTCTGTGCGATCTGCTCGAAAACCGCCGGCTCATTGTCCGCACACTTGCCTGCTGTGCCGCGTTTCTCGCGCTTTCGTCGCTCGCGCGCTCGGGCTGGATGTTTCTCGCGTCCGTGTTCATGGCGGGCGCGACGTCGAGCGTGATCCAGATGCTGGTGCCGATGGCGGCGTCGATGGCGCCCGAAAGCCGGCGCGGGCGCGCCGTCGGCAATGTGATGAGTGGACTGATGCTCGGCATTCTGCTGTCGCGTCCGCTTGCGAGCGTGATCGCCGGAACATTCGGCTGGCGGGCGTTCTACGGCATCGAAGCGTTTGCCGACGTGTTGCTGGCCGTCGTGCTCTACCTTCAGCTACCGAACCACACGCCGCACGCCATCGCGCGCTACCCGGAATTGCTGCGTTCGCTATGGACGCTGCTGCGCACCGAACCGGTGTTGCAACGGCGCGCGACGCTGGCCGCCCTCTCACTCGGCGCGTTCAGCGCGTTCTGGACCACCATCGCGCTGCGGCTCGCGCAGCCGCCGTTCTCGCTCGGCATGCATGGCATCGCCGGGTTCGCGCTGGCGGGCGCGACGGGCGCGATCGTCACGCCGCTCGCCGGTCACCTCGGCGATCGCGGCGCGGGCCGCGCAACGCAGATCGTCGCGCATCTGGTGATGATCGCGGCCGTCCTCGTTCTGGGCATCGCCGGTGCTGGCTGGGGCGGACTCTCGCCAGCGGCGCATCCTGTGGCAGCGCTCGCGCTGCTGGTTGTCGGGGCGGCGGCACTTGACGCCGGCGTCATCGCCGATCAGACGCTCGGACGACGCGCGATCAATCTCATCAACCCCGCCGCGCGCGGTCGGTTGAATGCGCTTTTCGTGGGAATTTTCTTTGTCGGCGGGGCAATCGGCGCCGCGCTATCGGGCGTTGCGTGGGCGAGAGCCGGGTGGAGCGGCGTCTGCGTAGTCGCGCTGGGATTCGCGGTTGCCGTGTTTCTGTTCGGTTTCGTCGATCGCGCCGCGCAAGCCGGCCGTCGTTGA
- a CDS encoding NAD(P)-dependent oxidoreductase: MDIGFIGLGEMGAAMVANMLKAGHSVRVWNRSPDKAQPLAELGAQIVGSPAEAFTGDAVFSMLADDAALRDVISASLLEHAPRGLIHVNMATISVALAEELATAHAGRGLNYVAAPVMGRPDVAAAAKLTIVAAGPAEAIDRVQPVFDSIGQKTWRIGSLPQQANVVKLAANFMLASAVESLGEASALLGGHGVAMQDFLDVITNSVFPGPVYQGYGKMIAEQRYEPALFKARLGLKDVRLALAAAESVSTPLPVASVVRDSLIEAVAHGDGEKDFAVLGQVASRRAGR; this comes from the coding sequence ATGGACATCGGTTTTATCGGTCTCGGCGAAATGGGTGCCGCGATGGTCGCAAACATGCTGAAAGCTGGACACAGCGTACGCGTCTGGAACCGCTCGCCGGACAAGGCGCAGCCGCTCGCCGAGCTGGGCGCGCAGATCGTCGGTTCGCCCGCTGAGGCTTTCACCGGCGACGCCGTCTTCTCGATGCTCGCCGACGATGCCGCGCTTCGCGACGTCATCAGCGCATCGCTGCTCGAGCATGCGCCGCGCGGACTGATTCACGTGAACATGGCGACGATCTCCGTCGCGCTGGCAGAAGAGCTGGCGACGGCGCACGCCGGGCGCGGCCTGAACTACGTCGCGGCGCCCGTGATGGGCCGGCCGGATGTCGCGGCGGCCGCGAAGCTGACCATCGTCGCCGCCGGGCCCGCCGAAGCGATCGACCGTGTGCAACCCGTGTTCGATTCGATCGGCCAGAAGACGTGGCGCATCGGCTCGTTGCCGCAGCAGGCAAACGTCGTGAAGCTGGCGGCGAACTTCATGCTGGCATCGGCGGTGGAGTCGCTTGGCGAGGCGTCGGCCTTGCTCGGCGGTCACGGCGTCGCCATGCAGGATTTTCTCGACGTGATCACGAACAGCGTGTTCCCCGGTCCCGTGTATCAGGGCTACGGCAAGATGATCGCCGAACAGCGCTACGAGCCGGCGTTGTTCAAGGCGCGTCTCGGCCTGAAGGACGTGCGTCTCGCGCTGGCGGCTGCCGAGTCGGTGTCGACGCCGCTGCCGGTGGCGAGCGTGGTGCGCGACAGTCTGATCGAAGCGGTCGCGCACGGCGACGGCGAGAAGGATTTCGCCGTGCTGGGCCAGGTGGCGTCGCGCCGCGCGGGGCGCTGA
- the argC gene encoding N-acetyl-gamma-glutamyl-phosphate reductase encodes MSTKVFVDGQEGTTGLKIFEYLSQRADVEILRIEEAKRKDIDERRRLINASDVTFLCLPDVASRESASLVENDRTVLIDASTAFRTSADWAYGLPELARAQRERLRTAKRIAVPGCHASAFVLAMRPLVDAGVVSADFAAHSYSITGYSGGGKKMIADYEAGGNAKLDSPRPYALGLAHKHLPEMAAHTGLKNAPIFTPIVGNFYKGLAVTTYFTPGQLSKPTTPQDVQALFAEYYSGEQFVRVAPFNADDNLDSGFFDVQANNDTNRVDLFVFGNEERFVTVARLDNLGKGASGAAIQCMNLAIGTDEATGLKR; translated from the coding sequence ATGAGCACGAAAGTTTTTGTCGACGGACAGGAAGGCACGACCGGCCTGAAGATTTTCGAATACCTGTCGCAGCGCGCAGACGTTGAAATCCTCCGCATCGAAGAAGCGAAGCGTAAGGATATCGACGAGCGCCGTCGTCTCATCAACGCTTCGGATGTCACCTTCCTGTGTCTGCCGGATGTGGCGTCGCGCGAATCGGCGTCGCTCGTCGAGAACGACCGCACGGTGCTGATCGACGCGAGCACCGCGTTTCGCACCAGCGCCGACTGGGCGTACGGCCTGCCCGAACTGGCCCGCGCGCAGCGCGAGCGCCTGCGCACGGCAAAACGCATCGCCGTGCCGGGCTGCCATGCATCGGCGTTCGTGCTGGCCATGCGTCCGCTCGTCGATGCGGGCGTCGTGTCGGCGGATTTTGCTGCGCACAGCTACTCGATCACCGGCTACAGCGGCGGCGGCAAAAAAATGATCGCGGACTACGAAGCGGGCGGCAACGCGAAGCTCGACAGCCCGCGTCCGTACGCGCTCGGCCTCGCCCACAAGCATCTGCCGGAAATGGCCGCGCACACGGGCCTGAAGAACGCGCCGATCTTCACGCCGATCGTCGGCAACTTCTACAAGGGCCTCGCCGTGACGACGTACTTCACGCCGGGCCAGTTGTCCAAGCCGACCACGCCGCAAGACGTGCAGGCGCTGTTCGCCGAGTACTACAGCGGCGAGCAGTTCGTGCGCGTCGCGCCGTTCAATGCCGACGACAACCTCGACAGCGGCTTCTTCGACGTCCAGGCGAACAACGACACGAATCGCGTCGACCTGTTCGTGTTCGGCAACGAAGAGCGCTTCGTCACGGTCGCGCGGCTCGACAACCTCGGCAAGGGGGCGTCGGGCGCGGCGATCCAGTGCATGAATCTCGCCATCGGCACGGACGAGGCGACGGGTCTCAAACGCTGA
- a CDS encoding LysE family translocator: MSLHTWWLYLATIFVVCAIPGPNMLLMMTHGARYGMRQTTATMAGCLTSLILMLAVSVAGLGVLLKAWPATFDTLRLFGAAYLIWLGVKAWRAPVSEAAAAKTDASTDGMGGKRAPSRGALMRIGFLVGSSNPKAILFSAALLPQFIDASRPTLPQFAVLVATTAVMEVSWYAVYAGCGTRIGAKLKSSSVAKAFNRLTGGVFVGFGAMMALVRH; the protein is encoded by the coding sequence ATGAGTCTGCATACCTGGTGGCTCTACCTGGCCACGATCTTCGTTGTCTGCGCGATTCCCGGCCCGAACATGCTGTTGATGATGACGCACGGCGCCCGTTACGGCATGCGTCAAACGACGGCCACGATGGCCGGCTGCCTGACCTCGCTCATCTTGATGCTGGCTGTTTCCGTCGCCGGACTCGGCGTGCTTCTGAAAGCATGGCCCGCGACGTTCGACACGCTGCGTCTGTTCGGCGCGGCCTATCTGATCTGGCTCGGCGTGAAGGCATGGCGCGCGCCTGTGAGCGAAGCCGCAGCGGCAAAAACCGACGCTTCCACCGATGGCATGGGCGGCAAGCGCGCACCGTCGCGCGGCGCGCTGATGCGCATCGGCTTTCTGGTCGGCAGCAGCAACCCGAAGGCGATTCTGTTTTCGGCCGCGCTGTTGCCGCAATTCATCGACGCCTCGCGCCCGACGCTTCCGCAGTTCGCGGTGCTCGTCGCCACGACGGCGGTGATGGAAGTCAGCTGGTACGCCGTCTACGCAGGCTGCGGCACGCGGATCGGCGCGAAGCTGAAGAGCAGCAGCGTCGCGAAGGCGTTCAACCGGTTGACGGGCGGCGTGTTCGTCGGCTTTGGCGCGATGATGGCGCTGGTGCGCCACTGA
- a CDS encoding OmpW/AlkL family protein, with translation MRKLLDAAMPNAFAAVCVAALATLSMPDAYAQKAGDNLVSLGWFHVMPQDSSTPLTTHVAPVPINTPLRLPNSFTSPGTSLSTNSADTLGLVFSHFVTDHFAVTSVAGVPPKFKLYGHGTIQPPGPAGALGKQDIGDPAVNPIVKSVRQWSPALIFQYYFGESTSKFRPFVGIGVSYNWFSDIQLNENFVTQTQNNLGAVLAAGAGKTGKTTVEAKASSSWQPVFNVGAMYNITDRWGVTASVTYIPLKTTSSTIIKAADGTELAVSKAELKADPIITYLAVSYKF, from the coding sequence ATGAGAAAGCTCTTGGACGCGGCAATGCCCAACGCATTTGCCGCTGTATGCGTGGCTGCCCTGGCCACGCTATCGATGCCAGATGCCTATGCGCAGAAGGCCGGCGACAACCTCGTCTCGCTAGGCTGGTTTCACGTGATGCCGCAGGACTCGAGCACGCCGCTCACGACGCACGTCGCGCCCGTGCCGATCAACACGCCACTGCGTCTGCCGAACTCGTTCACATCGCCGGGCACGAGCCTGTCGACGAACAGTGCCGATACGCTCGGCCTCGTGTTTTCGCACTTCGTAACGGACCATTTCGCGGTGACGTCGGTGGCGGGCGTGCCGCCGAAGTTCAAGCTCTACGGCCACGGCACGATCCAGCCGCCCGGCCCGGCGGGTGCGCTGGGCAAGCAGGACATCGGCGACCCGGCCGTCAATCCGATCGTCAAGAGCGTGCGTCAATGGAGCCCGGCGCTAATTTTTCAGTATTACTTTGGCGAGTCGACGTCGAAGTTCCGGCCGTTTGTCGGCATCGGCGTGTCGTACAACTGGTTCAGCGACATCCAGCTGAATGAGAATTTCGTCACACAGACCCAGAACAACCTCGGCGCGGTTCTGGCTGCGGGCGCGGGCAAGACGGGAAAGACTACCGTGGAGGCGAAGGCGTCGTCGTCCTGGCAGCCGGTCTTCAATGTGGGCGCGATGTACAACATCACCGACCGCTGGGGCGTCACGGCGTCGGTGACCTACATTCCGCTGAAGACGACGTCGTCGACGATCATCAAGGCAGCGGACGGCACGGAACTGGCAGTGTCGAAGGCCGAACTGAAGGCTGATCCGATCATCACGTACCTCGCGGTGTCGTACAAGTTCTGA
- a CDS encoding DUF2957 domain-containing protein, which yields MYANSKWLACAIASVPFLIACGGGKADDPGPINANQCSGSSCGVQGPPGSTATAGTLCPADAAIGQSTYLGGAGSGEVVSLNIDAVKMTYTLKFLESPIPVSAGQVDNTRAGTTVTGAVMHPPAGMLPNAEQTRCAFMLTPASGTAPSTGATYTTPFSTTNPPIVFVGKGVAGGGIPGADVAYAGKTILTFQNVGAVTARHFDFYPFLGFASTTTDLSKLAGNYNGLLYHIVPSGNYAAAAAQTSETFDANGACSSATNAPPANGNASPTRCLSMGDTPTLNTNGYFDSTNAPRIESQLVLPLLGARGTSSAHMILGQLNGVTVPVVVRTGHVFTGTGALPLDAQVDDESGIAVLESATSLASGGFDGGYVGADSNFKYTASLIQGGLGTFINPTTQAAESGFGLGYGAGNPGLVSVIDKQGSTGYAIAGGGLYAIFINGTENGGITPSSANSDTASAPYFSVGAQISK from the coding sequence ATGTACGCCAATTCAAAATGGCTGGCATGTGCCATTGCCAGCGTGCCGTTTTTGATCGCCTGCGGAGGTGGAAAAGCAGACGATCCCGGCCCGATCAACGCGAACCAGTGCTCAGGGTCGAGCTGCGGCGTGCAAGGGCCGCCTGGGTCGACGGCTACCGCGGGCACGCTTTGCCCCGCCGACGCCGCGATCGGCCAGAGCACCTATCTGGGCGGCGCAGGCAGCGGCGAAGTGGTGTCGTTGAATATCGACGCCGTGAAGATGACGTACACGCTGAAGTTTCTCGAGTCACCGATTCCGGTATCGGCGGGTCAGGTCGACAATACGCGGGCAGGCACGACCGTCACGGGCGCCGTCATGCATCCGCCGGCGGGGATGCTGCCGAACGCCGAGCAGACGCGCTGCGCGTTCATGCTGACGCCCGCGTCGGGCACCGCGCCTTCCACGGGCGCAACGTACACGACGCCCTTTTCGACCACCAATCCGCCCATCGTCTTCGTCGGCAAGGGCGTGGCAGGCGGCGGTATTCCGGGCGCCGACGTCGCGTACGCAGGCAAGACGATTCTCACCTTCCAGAACGTCGGCGCCGTCACGGCAAGACATTTCGACTTCTATCCGTTCCTCGGCTTTGCAAGCACGACGACGGACCTCTCGAAGCTCGCTGGCAACTATAACGGGCTGCTCTATCACATCGTTCCGTCGGGCAATTACGCGGCAGCGGCCGCCCAGACATCCGAAACCTTCGATGCAAACGGCGCCTGCTCGTCCGCGACGAACGCCCCGCCCGCGAATGGCAACGCGAGCCCGACGCGCTGTCTGTCGATGGGTGACACGCCGACGCTCAACACAAACGGCTATTTCGACAGCACCAACGCGCCGCGCATCGAAAGCCAGCTGGTGCTGCCGCTGCTCGGCGCACGGGGCACCTCGTCGGCCCACATGATCCTCGGTCAGCTGAACGGGGTGACTGTCCCGGTCGTCGTCAGAACGGGGCACGTATTCACGGGCACGGGCGCGCTTCCGCTCGATGCCCAGGTCGACGACGAATCCGGCATCGCTGTGCTGGAAAGCGCGACGTCGCTTGCATCGGGCGGCTTCGACGGTGGCTATGTCGGCGCGGACTCGAACTTCAAGTACACCGCGTCGCTGATCCAGGGCGGCCTCGGCACCTTCATCAATCCGACCACGCAGGCGGCCGAAAGCGGCTTCGGTCTGGGATACGGCGCTGGCAATCCGGGCCTCGTGAGCGTGATCGACAAGCAGGGCAGCACGGGCTACGCAATCGCGGGCGGCGGCCTTTACGCGATCTTCATCAACGGCACCGAAAACGGTGGCATCACGCCCAGTTCGGCCAATTCCGACACCGCCAGCGCGCCGTACTTCAGCGTCGGCGCGCAGATCAGCAAGTGA
- a CDS encoding LysR family transcriptional regulator: protein MNTRDLQAFVAVVESGSMVRASEKLFLTQPGLTRRVQNLETMLGIELLDRQSKPLKPTAAGNEVYGLARTVLRAVDDLMSVASPDSEPTGELRIGVPPFLSELALEQPIDRLRSAYPKLTLRVTAGWSPGLLQIVEQAKVDAAVVLLPESVPLPEGLTSTLLAYKPTVVVAPRSFGIADEPATLATLSGYPWVLNQDGCGMRSALSRAMAAAGLPFNVAVEAFGSELQLSLVTRGLGVGLATPEVLARSPHRGALQVIGVQDFRNGLNVWLVHGALPGRLVRPVALMRDALVEKLDTDAACVASAGPVV from the coding sequence TTGAACACGCGTGACTTGCAGGCTTTTGTGGCGGTGGTCGAAAGCGGATCGATGGTGCGAGCGTCCGAAAAGCTGTTCCTGACGCAGCCGGGGCTCACACGCCGCGTGCAGAACCTCGAAACGATGCTCGGCATCGAACTGCTCGACCGGCAGAGCAAGCCGCTGAAGCCGACAGCGGCGGGCAACGAGGTGTATGGCCTTGCGCGCACGGTACTGCGCGCGGTCGACGATCTGATGTCCGTCGCGTCGCCCGACAGCGAACCGACGGGCGAGCTCAGGATCGGCGTGCCGCCGTTTCTTTCCGAGCTTGCGCTGGAGCAGCCCATCGACCGTTTGCGCAGCGCCTACCCGAAACTGACGCTGCGCGTGACGGCGGGGTGGTCGCCGGGTTTGCTGCAGATCGTCGAACAGGCGAAAGTGGATGCCGCCGTCGTGCTGCTGCCGGAAAGCGTGCCGTTGCCGGAAGGCCTGACATCGACGCTGCTGGCCTACAAGCCGACCGTGGTCGTCGCGCCGCGCTCGTTTGGCATTGCCGACGAGCCGGCGACGCTCGCGACCTTGTCGGGCTACCCGTGGGTGTTGAATCAGGACGGCTGTGGGATGCGCTCGGCGCTAAGCCGCGCAATGGCGGCGGCGGGATTGCCGTTCAACGTCGCCGTCGAGGCATTTGGCTCGGAACTGCAACTGTCGCTGGTGACACGGGGGCTGGGCGTGGGCCTCGCAACGCCGGAAGTGCTGGCGCGCAGTCCGCATCGCGGGGCGCTGCAGGTCATCGGCGTGCAGGACTTCCGGAACGGCCTGAATGTGTGGCTCGTGCATGGCGCGCTGCCCGGACGCCTGGTGCGGCCGGTCGCATTGATGCGCGACGCGCTGGTCGAAAAGCTGGACACGGATGCGGCCTGTGTGGCGTCGGCCGGTCCGGTCGTATGA